Genomic window (Candidatus Sulfotelmatobacter sp.):
AAGGTGTAGAACGCCGCGGCACCCGGCGAGTGCGCCCACAGCTCCGGATGCGGGATCGCGATCAGGATGCCGAACAGGCCGAACACCATCGCGACCACGTGCGCGATGACGAGCGCCCACGCGACGCGCTTCACGCCGGCTCGTCCACCAGCGTGCGCCCGCGCCAGGTGTGCCGGCGGCGCAGCGCGCTCGCGCCCAGGAGTGCGAGCGCCGGGAGATCGGCGAGCGGCGAGAGCCAGTAGGTCCACGGCGGGCGCACGTACGCGCGCCGGGTCCCCACCAGCACGCCGACACGCATCGCGACCAGCGCGGTCGCCACCGTGCGCACGAACGCCGCGCCGGTGACCACCTTGCCGGCCGCGAAGGCCAGCACGAGCAGCGGCAACGGCATCCCTTGCGCGAGGACCAGCTCGGCGAACGTCAGCCAAAAGCGCGCCGGCGTCACGTATCGATCGCGCAAGGTCAGCGAACGCGGCCAGCTCGCGGCGCAGTCGCGCCACGAGTCGTGCATCCGCACGACCGCGTCGCCTTCGTAGAAGCCGACCCGACCGCCGTCGGCCGCCAGCGTGCGCGCGATCGTGACGTCCTCGCAGCGCGACGCGCGTGCGGCGCCGATCGCGTCGCACGCCAACAGACCGTTGGTGCGCGCGACGAAGACCTGTCCGTTCGCTTGCACGCGCAGCGGGTCGCGGGTCGCCTGGTTCGGGATGCCGGCGCGGTAGACGAGCGTGGTCAGGAACGCCGGATGCAGCAGCCCGGCGCCCGCGTCGGGCAGACGTTGGCGCGTCGCGACGCTGAGCGCGACCAGGCGCGCATCGCGCAACCGCGCGACGCCGGCGGCCAGCAGGTGCGCGCCGACGCATGCGTCGGCGTCGACGGTGGCGATCCACTGCGTGCGCGTCGCGCGCAAGCCCGTCTCGAGGTTCCACGCCTTGCCGTTCCAGCCGGCCGGCGCCGGTCCGGCGGCGATCAGGCGCAGCCGCGGTTCGTTCGCGGCGAAGCGCTCCACCAGCGTCTCCGTGCCGTCGGTCGAGCCGCCGTCGACGACGAGGATCGCCGCCAGCTCGGGTCCGCACGCCGCCAGCGCCGCGAGCGCCGGGCCGAGGCGGTGCTCTTCGTTCAACACCGGGACGACGGCCGTGATGCGCTGCGTGCCGTCGGCCGGCGCGTCGGTCAGCGGCGTGCCGCCGGCGGTGCGCACCAGCCGCACGCCGACCCGCAGGCCGGCGAGCGCTGCCGCCACCGCGAGCACGACGAGCACCATCGCCGTGCCAGGTGCGCGCGTGGCGGCGGAAGTCCTGGCGTCACTCGAGCATCCACGGCTCGGGAACCGGCCGCCGGCGGCCGCCGACATAGAGGTAGCGCCCCCGGCGTGTCCGGCGCGGCGGGGCGGTGAAGGGCGCCGCGTCGCGGGTCAGCTCGCAGAGCATCTCGTCGTGCCGGCGATAGCGCAGCCGGCGGCCGTCGTCGTCGTCGATCACCTCGCGTGCGCTCGAGCGCTCCAGCTCGAGCTCCAGCAGACGAATGGCGGCGAAGCCGCCGTGCTGCTGCGGCGGGACGAGCGCCCACCCGTGGATCGAGGCCAGGCTGAAGTACGGCCGCAGGATCCCCGCGATCGCGAGCCGGCCGTCGACGGCCGGGACCAGGATCGTCAGGACGCACGGGCGTTCCGCCCATGCGCCGAGCTGCTCGACGAACGCACCGAGTCGCACCGCACACCCTCCGCGGCGACAGGAACGGTACAGGTATACCGAGCGTCGTGCCCGGCCTCCTAGCGGTCACAGTTCTTGCCCTTTGTCAAGTGATCGAACGCATACTAGACGTGGGCGCGGCGATGCGCTCACGATAGGCGTGCACCACCACGTCGATGAGAAGAGCGAGGCGCTCGGGTGAGCCGATCGGTCGTTCTCGTGCGACGGATCGCCTGGCTCGCCATGACGGCGTGCGCGGTTCTCGTGACTGCGGGCCTTGCTGCCTGTGGTCCGGGCAGCGTTGCCTCGGCGGCGCGGCCGTCGGCGACGGCCACCCCGGTCGCGTTGCCGAGCGCGTCGCCGTTCGCGCTGGTGGAACAGACCACGGTCGACCTGGTCGCGACCGGCGCGTCGCCGCCGCCGGTCCCGCTCCCCGCGGGCAACGGCTTCGCGCCGACGCTGCTGCTGCCGGCGCCGCAGACCGCGACCACGGCGACCCTGACCGCGCTGTTGACGAATCAGGCGCTCAGCGGGGTTCCGCCGCTTTGGTACCTGCGGAGCGCGCGGGCTGCACGTGCCGTCGCCGCGCTGAGCACAAGCAACGCCACCGTGCTCGTGTTCCTGCAGCTCTACTTTAGTACGCCGGTGATGCTGCCGTCGGGACCGGCGTTCACTTTCGACGTGCCGGCCGGCGACATCGTCGGCGGCGCGCAGTACTTCGTCGCGCTCTACGATCCGACCCGACCCTCGCTCGGTTGGCAACTGGGCTTCGAAGGTCCCGGCGCGGTGACCGGGACGACGATCGCGTTCGCTCCGAACGCGAGCGCGTTCACGTTCGCGGGCGAAGTCGTGTATTCGTTCGCGTTGCTCGCGCTGCCGGCGTCGCTCGGCGCACCGACGCCCGCGCCGTCCGTCTCGCCGATCGCCGTTCCGCCGCAGACGCCGCCGCCGACTCCGGCACCGACGCCGACTCCGGCGCCGACGCCGACTCCGACGCCGGTTCCGAGCGGCGGGACGATCGGCATCGTGATCCCGATCCCGACGCCGGCGCCGGTCGTGTGCGCGCCGGCGACGCTGGCGCTCGCGCCCGGTACCGTCGTCGTCGTCGCCTGCAGCGAGGCGGGCTACATCGACGGCTTCGCGGTCAGCGCGACCAGCCCGGGCGTCGTCAACGTCGCGGTGCCGACGCCGCGGCCGACGCCCGTCCCCACGGCCGCGCCGACCGGCGCGCCGACGCCGACGTCCGCGCCGACGTCGGCCCCCACGCCCAGCCCGTCGCCGACCGCCGGCGCGACCCCCGCGCCGCCCGCGCCGCCGCCCGTCTTCTCGTTCACCGTCACCGGGGTCGCGCCGGGCGCGACCACGCTGCTGGTGACGAGTCGCAACGGCGGCAGCGCCTCGATCCCCGTGACGGTGAGCTCACCGTGATGCTCGCCGCGACGCTCTCGTCTTGAAAGGACAGTGAGATGAAATCTGGTCTTCTCGCCTCGAGTCTGGCCGCCGCGCTGCTCGCAGCGTGTTCGGGCGCGCCGTCCGGGAGCAGCTCGAGCCCGTCCGCTACCGCGCCGATGGCGGCGCAGCGCGTGCAGGTCACCTTGACCATCAAAGCCCCGGCGACCACCAGCTTCGCGAAGAAGCGGCCGGCCTTCGTCGGCACCGCGACGACCGGCGGCTACGCGCGGGTCGACACGGCGGCGCCGATCGCGCTGAATTGCACCGGCAGCGCGCCGGCCGTCTGCACCGCGACGTTCGACGTGCTGACCGGCACGCACACCTTCGCCGGCGAGTTGAACGACACCAACAACAACGTGCTCTCCGAGGGTTCGACGACGGCCGACATCACCACCGGCTCGCCCAACGTTTCGTTGACGCCGCTCGGCGTCGCCAGCACGGTGAACTTCGATCAAACGATCACCGCGAGCGGCAACGGCGGCACCGGAACGATCAC
Coding sequences:
- a CDS encoding glycosyltransferase family 2 protein translates to MLVVLAVAAALAGLRVGVRLVRTAGGTPLTDAPADGTQRITAVVPVLNEEHRLGPALAALAACGPELAAILVVDGGSTDGTETLVERFAANEPRLRLIAAGPAPAGWNGKAWNLETGLRATRTQWIATVDADACVGAHLLAAGVARLRDARLVALSVATRQRLPDAGAGLLHPAFLTTLVYRAGIPNQATRDPLRVQANGQVFVARTNGLLACDAIGAARASRCEDVTIARTLAADGGRVGFYEGDAVVRMHDSWRDCAASWPRSLTLRDRYVTPARFWLTFAELVLAQGMPLPLLVLAFAAGKVVTGAAFVRTVATALVAMRVGVLVGTRRAYVRPPWTYWLSPLADLPALALLGASALRRRHTWRGRTLVDEPA